In Streptomyces qaidamensis, one DNA window encodes the following:
- a CDS encoding ABC transporter ATP-binding protein, translating to MEALPDDDVLWARALHFQHDDGSPALCGVSLGVREGEILAIGGPRGSGKTTLLRCLSGLVPVRRGEVWFNSVPVHTMGPLTRERLRRDRFGWIDPAPSLVPELNAWENTALPLMLRGTSRRRAKTAALEWLERLDIGDSARKRPHQLVQAERQRVCIARALAPAPSVLFADEPTAPLHRADRAHVLRTLTTAARSHRITVVLATHDAETAALADRTVSLLDGRRVQTVHLPPVAETSEPEGRAACSLSV from the coding sequence ATGGAGGCCCTGCCGGACGACGACGTGCTCTGGGCACGCGCCCTGCACTTCCAGCACGACGACGGCTCGCCCGCGCTCTGCGGCGTCTCGCTCGGCGTGCGCGAGGGGGAGATCCTCGCCATCGGCGGACCGCGCGGCAGCGGCAAGACGACCCTGCTGCGGTGTCTGTCCGGCCTGGTGCCCGTCCGGCGCGGCGAGGTCTGGTTCAACAGCGTGCCCGTGCACACCATGGGCCCCCTCACCCGCGAGCGGTTGCGCCGCGACCGCTTCGGCTGGATCGACCCGGCCCCCTCCCTGGTGCCGGAGCTCAACGCCTGGGAGAACACCGCCCTGCCGCTGATGCTGCGCGGCACCAGCAGGCGGCGCGCCAAGACCGCGGCACTGGAGTGGCTGGAGCGCCTGGACATCGGCGACAGCGCCCGCAAACGGCCGCACCAGCTGGTGCAGGCCGAGCGGCAGCGGGTCTGCATCGCCCGCGCCCTGGCCCCCGCCCCGTCGGTGCTGTTCGCCGACGAGCCCACGGCGCCCCTGCACCGCGCCGACCGCGCCCATGTGCTGCGCACCCTCACCACGGCGGCCCGCTCCCACCGCATCACCGTCGTCCTGGCCACCCACGACGCCGAGACGGCGGCCCTCGCCGACCGCACGGTGTCGCTGCTCGACGGGCGGCGCGTGCAGACGGTCCACCTTCCGCCGGTCGCCGAGACCAGCGAACCGGAAGGCCGGGCCGCGTGCTCGCTCTCCGTCTGA
- a CDS encoding aspartate aminotransferase family protein: MAVSKDLSQSAYDHLWMHFTRMSSYEKAPVPTIVRGEGTYIYDDKGKRYLDGLAGLFVVQAGHGRVELAETAFKQAQELAFFPVWSYAHPKAVELAERLAGHAPGDLNKVFFTTGGGEAVETAWKLAKQYFKLTGKPTKHKVISRAVAYHGTPQGALSITGLPALKAPFEPLVPGAHKVPNTNIYRAPIHGDDPEAYGRWAADQIEQQILFEGPDTVAAVFLEPVQNAGGCFPPPPGYFQRVREICDQYDVLLVSDEVICAFGRLGTYFACDKFDYVPDMITCAKGMTSGYSPIGACIISDRLAEPFYKGDNTFLHGYTFGGHPVSAAVGLANLDLFERENLNQHVLDNEGSFRATLEKLHDLPIVGDVRGNGFFYGIELVKDKHTKESFNDEETERVLYGFLSKALYGNGLYCRADDRGDPVVQLAPPLISDQSTFDEIEQILRATLSEAWTKL, translated from the coding sequence ATAGCCGTGAGCAAGGACCTCTCCCAGTCCGCGTACGACCACCTGTGGATGCACTTCACGCGCATGTCGTCGTACGAGAAGGCCCCCGTCCCCACCATCGTCCGGGGCGAGGGCACGTACATCTACGACGACAAGGGCAAGCGCTACCTGGACGGCCTCGCCGGCCTCTTCGTGGTGCAGGCCGGGCACGGCCGGGTCGAGCTCGCCGAGACCGCCTTCAAGCAGGCGCAGGAGCTGGCGTTCTTCCCGGTGTGGTCCTACGCCCACCCCAAGGCCGTCGAACTGGCCGAGCGTCTCGCCGGGCACGCGCCGGGCGACCTGAACAAGGTCTTCTTCACCACCGGCGGCGGTGAGGCGGTGGAGACCGCCTGGAAGCTCGCCAAGCAGTACTTCAAGCTGACCGGCAAGCCCACCAAGCACAAGGTCATCTCACGCGCGGTCGCCTACCACGGCACCCCGCAGGGCGCCCTGTCCATCACCGGCCTGCCGGCGCTGAAGGCCCCCTTCGAGCCGCTGGTCCCGGGTGCGCACAAGGTCCCGAACACCAACATCTACCGCGCCCCGATCCACGGCGACGACCCCGAGGCCTACGGCCGCTGGGCCGCCGACCAGATCGAGCAGCAGATCCTCTTCGAGGGCCCGGACACCGTCGCCGCGGTCTTCCTGGAGCCGGTGCAGAACGCGGGCGGCTGCTTCCCGCCCCCGCCCGGCTACTTCCAGCGGGTCCGCGAGATCTGCGACCAGTACGACGTGCTGCTCGTCTCGGACGAGGTCATCTGCGCCTTCGGCCGCCTGGGCACCTACTTCGCCTGCGACAAGTTCGACTACGTGCCGGACATGATCACCTGCGCCAAGGGCATGACCTCGGGCTACTCCCCGATCGGCGCGTGCATCATCTCCGACCGCCTGGCCGAGCCGTTCTACAAGGGCGACAACACGTTCCTGCACGGCTACACCTTCGGCGGCCACCCGGTCTCCGCGGCCGTGGGCCTGGCCAACCTCGACCTGTTCGAGCGCGAGAACCTCAACCAGCACGTCCTGGACAACGAGGGCAGCTTCCGCGCCACCCTGGAGAAGCTCCACGACCTGCCGATCGTCGGCGACGTCCGCGGCAACGGCTTCTTCTACGGCATCGAGCTGGTGAAGGACAAGCACACCAAGGAGTCCTTCAACGACGAGGAGACCGAGCGCGTCCTGTACGGCTTCCTCTCCAAGGCGCTGTACGGCAACGGCCTGTACTGCCGCGCCGACGACCGCGGCGACCCGGTCGTCCAGCTCGCCCCGCCGCTGATCTCCGACCAGTCGACGTTCGACGAGATCGAGCAGATCCTGCGCGCCACCCTCTCGGAGGCGTGGACCAAGCTCTGA
- a CDS encoding Lrp/AsnC family transcriptional regulator: MHSDLVASRSADQKGSREHREPSRESRNGSSPQLDAVSLAIIEQLQEDGRRPYAAIGKAVGLSEAAVRQRVQKLLDQGVMQIVAVTDPLTVGFRRQAMVGVNVEGDVEAVADALSAMSECEYVVMTAGSFDLMVEIVCEDDDHLLDVINKRIRAVPGVRSTESFVYLKLKKQTYMWGTR, encoded by the coding sequence GTGCACAGTGACCTCGTGGCCAGTCGAAGCGCAGACCAGAAGGGCTCGCGGGAGCACCGCGAGCCCTCCCGCGAGTCCAGGAACGGCAGCTCGCCGCAGCTGGACGCCGTGTCCCTCGCCATCATCGAGCAGCTCCAGGAGGACGGCCGCCGGCCGTACGCCGCCATCGGCAAGGCCGTCGGCCTGTCGGAGGCGGCCGTGCGCCAGCGCGTCCAGAAGCTGCTCGACCAGGGCGTGATGCAGATCGTCGCCGTCACGGACCCGCTCACCGTGGGCTTCCGCAGACAGGCGATGGTCGGCGTCAACGTCGAGGGCGACGTGGAGGCGGTCGCGGACGCGCTGTCGGCCATGTCCGAATGCGAGTACGTGGTGATGACCGCAGGCTCCTTCGACCTGATGGTGGAGATCGTCTGCGAGGACGACGACCACCTCCTGGACGTCATCAACAAACGCATACGGGCGGTGCCCGGAGTGCGCTCCACCGAGAGCTTCGTCTACCTCAAGCTCAAGAAGCAGACCTACATGTGGGGAACCCGATAA